TATAAATAAGCCTACCGGGTCAAAGCAAACACACCACAACAAAAAACCCCCTGCAAATCTGTCGATTTGCAGGGGGTTTTAAATTTATTTTATAAATCTACTAAGCGTTTAGTAAATCGTGTAATTCTTTTGCTGCAGCTGCAGGATCTTCAGCGCCGTAAATTGCACCACCGGCAACCACTACAACAGCTCCAGATTCTTTAACAGCTTTAATCGTGTCTTTATTAACACCACCTGCGATAGATACCGGTACACCGGCACGTTTAGCTTCATCAATAAGCACCTGTATCGAGTAACCATCAAGAGCCTGCTCATCTAAACCGGCATGTAGCTCAACAAATTTCACTCCAAATTCTGAAACTTCCTTGGCGCGCTTTACGCGGTCTTTAACACCTATTGTATCTACAACAACTCCTTTATTACGCTCATTTGCTGCTTTAACAGCTCCTTTAATCGTCGCATCATCTACAGATCCTAAAATCGTGACAAAATCTGCTCCTGCGTCAAAAGCAAGACCCGCTTCTAACTCACCGGTATCTGCAGTTTTGAAATCTGCAAATACCTGCTTGTCAGGAAATGCATCTTTCATCGCTCGTATTACCGAAACACCTTCACTCTTAATTAACGGCGTTCCTAATTCTATAATATCTACATAAGGTGCTACTTTCTCTGCAAGAGCCAGTGCCTCTTTAGTACTTAATAAATCTATTGCTACTTGTAACTTAGTCATACTATTTTTTTTAATTTATTTATTAGTGTATTGCGTGTTATTCTAAATTGGAATGACGCTTGTATAAAGTTTCGGCACTGCTGCCATCTACCTTCCAAAGGGTTTGTATAAGTGCGTCAAAAAACAATAAGAGTCCCTGTTCAAAAAGGCTTCCTGCATATTGTTCTGAAATTGTATTGTTATGCGCCTCCTTCCGCGCTGCTGGTATGTGTACAACATATCTGCTCAATGCTGCTAGCTTCGACGTTTTATCGGTCGTAAAACTTACCACTTCTGCTCCCACTTCTTTAGCCGTCTCAGCTGCTCTAATTACTGTAGCCGTGGTTCCAGATCCAGAGCCTGCGATAAGTAAATCACCTTCCTGTATGGCTGGTGTGGTGGTCTCTCCTACAACATAAGCATCAAAACCTAAATGCATCAGACGCATTGCTGCCGCCTGCATCATAAGACCGCTACGCCCCATACCTATTAAAAAGATAGAACCTGCATTTGTAATGGGAGCGACTAAATTGCGTAGTTCTTCAAAATCAAAATGCTTCATAAGTTCTAAATGCTCATGGAGTATAGAGGTCATTGCCTGCTCACTAATACTTGCTAAATCGCTATCTAAAGTTTCCATACATTTTTTAATTTTAATAACGCTTAGCAAAGTTACCTGTTGAATATGCAGAGCAGTGTTACTATATGGCAGATGTCTGGTACAATTTGCCAATCACACATAAAATTTTGTTAAGAAGCGCTGGTATTGTGGTACTATATGGAAATTAGACTCTCTTTACATCTTATTAAGCTGAAAATTAACCTAACGCACTCCCTAGTATGCTAAGCGATAAAACAATCTACATACGCGATCTTGCAAATTGCCCTCCTTCCTATTTAGATGACCCCGGAAGACGTGAGTTTTTTGAAATTGTATGGTTGAATAATGAGGAAGCGCTACACGAGCCACAGCACGATTTTCAAACCTTACGAGGCGATTGGATTTATTTGATTCCGCCTTACCGTGTACACCAACTCAATAAAGCGGGTAAAAAAGGAGTACTTATTTCGTTTAAGCAAGAACTCCTTGAAGATGACCTAAAGGAATTTTTACTGGATGTTTTTAGAATGTTTAATATTCAGGGGGAGTTTTCCTGTCTTCAGGTTACAGATGAAAGTGAGAAAGGTCTTCTGGCGATTTACAATTTGATGAACGAAGAATACAGTCAGGATGAAGTAAATCTCATTATGATTAAAGCGCTTCTCAAGGTTTTTCTACTGAAATTAATTCAGTTAAAAGAACAGCATTTTACCCTGCAAGATATTAATGAAAAACGCATTTATGAGTTTATGATGCTCATCGAACTCAATTTTTTTGAAGAGCGTAAAGCAGCTTTTTACGCAAACAAGCTCGATATGAGTACCAAGCGACTCAACCAAATATTGAAAGAAAAACTCGATAAAACGGCTGTTCAATTAATACACGATCGGGTTATTCTTGAAGCGAAACGCCAAATCATTCACAGCGAAAATACCATTAAAGAAATCGCTTACAATCTACAATTTAAAGACCCGTCCTATTTTAGTCGGTTTTTTAAATTACACACCAATCAGTCTCCAAACGAATTTCAGGATAAGGTTAAACAACATGTGATTGTACACGACAATACCTTGTATGCTTAAACTTATCCTTTTATTGTGGCAATTGCGGAGCGCGTACACGCGTATCTCCAGAAGACAATGTACCTATAAAAGCTTCTAAGGCATTCATTTCCTCACGCGTAAGATTTAATTTTTGAAGTAATGGGGAGACTTCAGGAATTAGCGAATCCCGGGGAGTTCCTAAATATCGTTTTTGAACCACCTGAGGGTTTCCCAGATTATAAAATTCAATTACATCTTTTATAGACGGAAAATGACCGTGATGCATCCACGGGCCGGTGCGGGCTACTTCACGCAAGGTAGGTGTCCTAAATTTACCGATGTCTGCAGTATCTCCGGTTACATTAAAGCGCCCAAAATCTTCATCTTTAGTTCCAAATAAGACCTGCCCATCATTATGGTATTGATTATCGCTAAAATACCCTGTATTGTGACAATTGATGCATCGGGCTTTGGTTCTAAACAAATGCAAACCCAGCACTTCTTCATCTGTAAACACCTCAGGTTTGTTGTCTATAAACCGATCAAATTTACTGGTGTGACTTACAATGGTACGCTCAAAGGTTGCAATTGCTTTTTGAATTTTATTTAATGATACTTCTTCCGCTCCAAATGCCTCTTTGAATAACGGTTTATAACCTTCAACTGCTGCAATCTTATCAACAGCAATATTCAGTTCTTCATTCATCTCTACCTGATCTGCGATAGGAAACCGCGCCTGATCTTCCAGACTCTTTGCCCTTCCATCCCAAAACAATTCGTGGGCAAATGCTGCGTTCATAATGGTCATCGCATTCCGTTTACCGTTTTGACGATCGTGGCCAAAGGAACGCGTGATATTATCGGTCCAGGCCAATTCAGAATTGTGACATGAAGCACAGGCTATTTGTCCACTAACAGACAATCGCGGATCAAAAAATAACTTCTTACCCAGATCTACTTTTGCTTTAGAAAAAGGGTTGTCCTCAGGATGAATCACTTCAGGCAAATGCCCAATGTCCTCAAAGTCTGTTAAAGAACTATCTAAATGGGGTTTTGGCCAATTTTCAGGATTCCCTGATGCATAGACTTCCCGTAAGTAGGCTATAGACTCATAATCTGCTTCTGCTGCCTGTTCTTTACAACCTACACAAAAACCTGCAAAAAATAGTAATCCAAATAACAATCGCATAGGTAAGAGTTTAAAGTTCGATTTCATTTACACAACTGTTTCCGGGGAGATCTACAGGATCATCATAACCCCTATCACTGTAAATAAAGTATTCTGAAGTTATGGTGCCGCCATACAATTTGTCATTAGCTATACGCAGCTCCAGCTTTATTTCCCATAAGGATTCATGCACTTGCCTATAGGTTCCGCTACCTGAAATTGCCAGTTCAAACTGCTCATCATCTTGATTAGAAATCGCTAAAAATTGCGGAATAACCGCAACTGTTCCTTGCGTTAAGCTAGTCCCCGATTCCGGAAAAAATTCGATTGCAGCCTCTATATTAAACCCGGGCGAGTTATCGGCATTGGTAGATTCATTACTAAAGAAACGTTGCAGGTTAAACGGATTTGTAGTTCTGCCCGCTAAAGGTGATTTAAACCCAATTTTATAGGCATCGTAATAAATATCATCATCGGTCTCGGGAGTACCGTTATCTGAACCTAAAATTGCATTGGGATCATCTGCAGATACCACTACAGGCACGGCAAATGCTGTCCAGGATCTCCAGGTACATAGGCCATCATTATCGTGATCAATCCAGTTTTCGCCTCGTGCTAAATAAAACGGATTGCTGGTGTCGTAAAAATGCGAAGCAGGATTAGTTGCTAAAACCCGATTGGTCTTAATAGGCTTTATTACCAATAAATTACTATTACCTAAAATTTGATAATTAGTTACCGGTGCAAGCGATACAATAGACTGAAAGTTTACATCGTCATTAGCCAGATTTTCATTTAGCGTAAGGGTATATTCAATAAAATCTACACCTAATTTTGAGCGTTCCAGATCAAAATCAAACCCATTTAAATATTGAAATAAAGAAGCATCGTCAATTTCTGAAGCGATATAACCTGCAGGAAATTCTACTCTAAAAGTGGTCGTCTCCCCTGCTGTACCGGCTAACTCGATACGACTGGTATTAAAACGATACGAAGTGTTTATGTCTCCCAGTGCTAATGTAAAAGTTGTATTAGGACTCGTAGTGTTTAAATTTCCCAGTTGAACCGAAGCATCAGAAACCGAAGTCAAGGTAAACTCGAGTTCGTCATTACCTGTCCATCGGTAATTGAAGGTTACAAAAATGGTATCTGTAGGCTGTGTTGCCGTAAAACTAAGTTGCTCGGGTATTGCTGTATACGCCGTAGCAGGTAAAGTAGATGCGATTTCATAAGCCGCTGTAATTGTTCCTTCAAGTGATCGCGAACTCATACTTACCGGGATTTTTACCGTCTTTAATGAGGTATTGGTATAGCTAGACACCGGAAGCCGTCTTCCGGTTACCTCAGGAAATTCTAACGGTTCGTTGTTGCTGTTAACTAGAAAATTAAATCGTACAAAGGATGTAAAATCCTGATTTTCCTGATTGCTTAGATCATCATCTGTACACGCCAAAATGATTCCTAAAACGAGTAATAATAGAAGTTTAGTAGCCTTCATTTTGTATAAGATTTGCGTTAAGATTTATATTGTTTTGGGGTATGGGAAGTACAAAAAAGTTTGACGGGTAGTTGAGTGTACAGGTTTGTGCAATACACCCGTCATTGCGGTTTATAGAGCGACCCTGTCGTTTAAGATCAAAAAGTAAATGCCTTTCAAAAGCGAGTTCGCGCCTGCGCTCCAGAAAAATTAATTCTTCGAGATTTGCGGCATCTGTAAGGGCTGGTAAGTTTGATCGTTCCCGAATTGCGTTTAAATACCCAAGCGCATCACTAGTACGGCCAAGTTGCTGTGCCGCTTCTGCTGCAATAAGATACAGCTCACTCAATCGTATGACCGGAGTAGACGGTTCTCCCTGAAATTTTTTAGTAAAATAATAGTTTCGGTTTACCTGCTGTATCCCTTCTAAAGTAGGTAATGAGGCCTCAATAAACATGTCTTTACGTACATCATCTGCTTCGTATAAATCGAGTAAATCTTGTGATGCAACAAAATCGCCGTACGAGGTTGACGAACTTATACCGTAAGTTGCCGCCAGCGATCCTCCTAGTGATCCGTCAGTGTCTCTTCGTACCGAAAGTTCTAATAAGGTTTCAGAAATGGGTGCCAGTGGCTGTTCCCATGAGGCTACATAATCTGCCTGAGGCGTAAGCGTCACACCTGAAGTTAAAATCACATCTTCTGCAAGGTCAAAAGCATTTTGCCAGTCTTGCTGAGATAGATAAACACGTGCTAACAAAGCTTTAGCATTGGATAAATTTACATACGAATAATCTGGACCGGCAAGAACCTGTGTCTCTGTAAAAAGATTAAGTGCGGTATTAAAATCGGTTGCAATTGCATCATAGGTTTCGGTTAACGTTGCTCTGGCAGCATACTGCAATTCTTCCTGTAAACTTTCGGTTTTATAAACAATTCCTTTTTTAACTTCCGAAGAAAAATTAAAGTCCTGCGCATAGACCTGTACCAGCATAAAATGCATTAATCCTCTAAATACAAGTGCTTCTGCGTGAATCTGATCACGCTCTTCTGCGGAAAGATTTGCGGCAGTATCCAGATTTTCGATAATAAGATTAGCTGCATTTATATTTGTATAACAGGCATCGTAAAAACTATCCAGGTCACTATCTAAAGCCGTATCAGTAAAGCTATAAACCTGTTCCAGATTTGCCGGCACATTGATTTGACCTAGTCTACTTCCCGAAGCTACGGGTGAGAATTTTATATTTCCGCCTTGTAAATCTGCATAAACTGTATAAGGGCTCGTACGTAGTGTAGCTTCTACATTAGAATATAAACCCGCGAGCGCCTCGAGTATTCCTTCTTTAGTTGCCAGTTGCTCGTCTATAGATATCTGACTACCCGGTTCTTGTTCTAAAAAGTCACTACAGCCTAAAACACTAAGACTTAGCAACACTATCGTAAATTTTAAAAATATATTTTTCATAACTGTCTGGTTAAAAACTGGTTTTTAATCCGCAAGAAATTGTACGTGCCTGAGGATAGGTAAAATTGAGTTCGCGTATACCATTGCGCCCATTTGCAGGGTTATCTTTATACCAATACGCAACATTAGAAACATCTACAAATACCGATAACTGATCTAAAAAGAGTTTTGAAGTATCTATAGGCACGTTATAAGAAAGATTGATGTTACTTAATTTTACAAATGTGGCATCATATACATTCTTGCTCATATTTGATGCCAGCGGATTTGAGCTGGTTACTACCGGCTGTAAAGCTGAAGTATCACCGGGACCACGCCAGTAATCAAAAGCATTTACAGAAAGATTACGATTTGTAGTTACATTATACTGTGAGGACAATATATCTGATATAAGCTCTTTACCTCCAATTTGATAAGAACCTCTAACTGCCAGTGTAAACCCTGTCCCTATTTGAAAAGTGTTGCTAAAACCGCCATAAACATCGGGTTGTCTATTGCCTATAGGCTCCCAGTCATCTTCATTAAATAAAGAGCGATAGGTGGCTAAGTCATAAACTTGTCCGTTTTTTGAGACCAAATCCCGTCCTGTAGCAGGATCGATACCTACCCAGTTAATTCCCCAAATGGTAGAAGTACTGTAGCCTATTTTTTGAGCCAAAGCATTTGAAGCAATCGAGTAATCGCTACCAAGACCTACTAAATCGGTCACTTTATTATCTAGCGTTGCCAGATTAAAAGAAGTGCTCCATTTAAATTTTTCTGCGGTAAACCACTTCATACGTACACTAAATTCAAAACCTTTATTGTACATCTGTGCTGCATTAAGCTGCAGGAAGCTAAACCCATTTTCGGTTGGGATATCCCGAGAGGTGATTAAATCTTGTAAATCATCATAATAATATTCTGCAGTAAGTTGTAACCTGTTAAATAGATTGAGATCTAGACCTGCATTGAACTTATTATTCTTTTCCCATTTCAACTTAGGGTTGGGTGCTGCACTGGGAACAGCTTCGCTAAGAAAGTTATAGCCTCCATTAATTCTGCGGGTATAAAGACCCAAAGATCTGTACGAACCTATACGAGAGTTTCCTGTACTTCCGTAACTAGCTTTTAATTTTAAGAAGTCTAGCCAATCTACAGAATTTAGAAAATTTTCTTTAGAAACAATCCAGCTCAAACCTGCACCGCCATTATACGCTATGTTACTATCAGTCCCAAAAACAGAACTTTCATCTCTTCTAAAGTTTGCCAGGAGAAAATATTTACCCTTATAATTGTAATTAAACTGCGAGTAAAAAGATACTCTCGAGTTGTTGTTAACATCAACGCGATATACCTGATTTGAAAGACGCTCATCAACTTCGGTAGCAGGATCATCATCTTGTATGGCATCGCTAACGGCATTAATCACACCCGGATTGATAAAACCGGTACCCGAATCGTAAGCCAAATCGGTTTTTTCTTCACTTAATTCTAAACCGCCCAAAATATCAAAATGGTGAACACCTAATTGCTTTTCGTAAAAGGCTTGTGTTTGCCAGTTCCAGCGCGTAGAATTTCTATCGTTTATAAGTCTGCGTCCCCATTTGGGATAACTAACGCCATCTAAACTAAAAGTTCCGTTACCTTGTCCGCTTTCATTTGCCCCAGAAAAATAGCGATCCTGCGTTTTGTCTTTGTAATCCAGACCAAAAAGAGAAGAAACCTTTAAACCGGGAGTAAGTTGATATCCTACATTTAAGCTTCCTAAGATGCCGTAGGAATTAGATTCATTTCTGTTTTGCGCTATTGCAGCAAAGGGGTTTGCCAGAGTGGTAACCCCTATGTCTGCAAAAGAGCCATCCTCATTATACGGCGCTATTGTAGGGATGAAAGCGTAGTTGTAATATGCGTTAGGCTCTGTCTTTTTTATATAGCTAGGTGTAAGCGAGATTCCTATATTAAATTTAGGTGCAGTATAGCCAAGACTTACATTTCCGTTAACTTGTTTAGCACCATTACCCACTTGTGGTTCATCTATATCTAAATAGGTTACACTGGCTCTATAGTTGAAGCGTTCTGAAGCACCTGAGGCGCTTAAATTGTACTTTTTGTAAACACCTGTTTGATTAAGTAAATCAAACCAATTTGTGTTTATAGTTGTTTGTGGTAAGAGATTACCTCCTGTATTTTTGAGGTATTCATTGCGTAATTGCGTGTATTGATCACCACTTAGATACTTGATTTGATTAATCGCTTCAGAGATACCTAATTGAGACGAAAAATTAAATTTAGTCTTACCACGCTTACCTTTTTTTGTGGTTATTATAATAACCCCATTTGCACCATCTGCACCATAAACACCCACAGCGGCTGCATCTTTTAAAACATTTATACTTTCAATATCATCTGGAGCTATTTGTGCCAAAGGATTATTAAAGGTCTCTGCAGAAGTTCCTGAACCATCAAAAAAGGCATTATCAATACCTGTTTCTTCAGTCATTATAACACCATCTATAATAATTAGAGGCTGGGTAGATGTTCCTAAAATAGCATTACCTAAAGGTGTTAATGAACCTTGACCACGTATATTAATTTTCACCGGGCCACCTACTCCAGATGTATTTTCAACCAAAACACCGGCTAGTTGTCCTTCAAGCATTTTATCAACGCTTTCGGTAGCTTGCTGTGTGGGTATTTCATCATTTGTTAGCGTAACAATACTTCCTACTACCTCTTCCTTTAATTTTTTTGTTCCGTAAGAAGAAGTAATAATCACTTGGTCTAACTCGTTTTGAGCCTCAGTAAGTTGAATTGCAAACGTACTTTGGTCACCTACCAAAATAATTTGAGACTCGTAACCCAAATATTTTATCTCAAGTTGGGTTTCTTCAATAAGAGTTCCGGTAAGTTTATAGAGAAATTCGCCGTCAAGATTGGTCATCGCACCTTTACCAGTATTCAGAATTCTAATCGTAGCACCCGGAAGTCCGTACCCATCAGGACCCGTAATTTTACCCTTAATAACTCGCGTTTGGGTTTGCTGGGTTGTTTCTACTTCAGTAGCCAGAATAATGATTTGTTCTCCCTGAATGCGATAGCTATAGGGAAGAGTATTAAAAACTGCATTAAGCAGTGTTTTTATTGTGCCCGTTATGGTTTTAGTTTGTATGCGTTGTTGTAAATCTACCTTTCCGGCATTGTAAACAAAACGATAGGGAGTTTGTTTTTCGATGCTATTAACCACCTGGTTTAAAGTGGTATTTTCTAAATCAAGGGTAATAGACTTTTGCTGAGAAAATACATTTTGAGTGGTTATAAGAATTATAAAAGCAAAAATTATTTTTAAAACACGACTTGTTTTAAAGGTGTGTAATAATGAATTCATACGCAAAGGCTTAGTTTTTTGGAGAAGGTTGAGTAATGGTGATTTGGTTATTTTTAATTGTAAAATCAAATGGAGTGTCTAGCTTTAGTAATTGTAAAATTTCTTCAATACTACGCTCTAATTTTACGGCACCACTAAAGGTTTGTCTATTGAGTGCCTCGTAATCATTTAGAATCTTAACATTAAAATGTCTTTCTAACTTTCTAAATATTTCGGTACTGGGCGTATTATTTAAAAGAAGTTCGCCACGAGTCCAGGCAGTAATAGCTTCAATATTTTTATTAGCCTTAATTAGGCTTTTAGAACTCTTTATATAAGTAGCCACTTCACCGGGAATTAAGGTTAATTCTAAATTTGAGCCGTTTTCAAGTCCTACTTGTACACGCCCCTCTTCTAGTGCTGTTTCAACGCTATTCATTTCGGCATAAGCCTGTACATTAAAACGAGTTCCTAAAACGCGAACATTAAGCCTTGCTGCGTGTACTATAAATGGCTGATTTTCATTTTTAGCTATATCAAAAAATCCTTCACCCGTAAGTCTCACTTCACGGGTTTTGCCGGTAAATGAACTTGGGAATTGAAGTGAACTACCCGCATTTAAATACACCACCGAACCTTCTGAGAGTATAATCTTATAGGTTTTACCGAAGGGTACTTTAATTAATTGGCTGGTCACCTTAAGCGTATCTTTTTGCTCCAGAAAATGAATTTCATCTTTAGCAACTTCTGCAACGACCGTACCTTCTAAAGTGGTAATAATATTATGCGTAACATTTGTAAGATTATGATTCTCTTCTTGATTAATCTCAAGCACAATAGACTCCTCTATTTTGGCTTTATTTTGTTGAGTGGCAAACCAGGCAAGGCCCACTCCTACCAGAACTATAAGAATTCCAGCATAACGCCAGGGTTTAAATATTTTTTTAGAAAGTTTAAGTTGTGCCCTATCGTGTTTTAAACGTGCAGGTGCAATCGTACTGGATTCTGATAATGTCCAGGCCGTTTTTAATCTGATAAACTCCTTTTTATTGAGAGGATCTTTTGCTATCCAATCAAACAATAAAGCCACTTCTTCTTCTGAAGCTTCATTATTAAAGTATTTATAAAGAATTGATGAATTCATTGATTTTTAGAGTTGCTTTATATTAGGTACAACTCAGTATCAACAAACCCTATGTTAAATTGTGAATTTTTTAAGATTACTTTAAAATCAGAGCAATTAAAAAGGCCGGAAGGTAGTCGATGAGGGATTCTCTTAAGTAGGCTAATGCCCGTGTCATATGAGCTTCTACCGTTTTTACAGAAATGGAAAGCTCCTCAGCTATTTCTAAATTTTTTTTATTCTCAATTCGTTTCATTTTAAATATTAACTGCGTTTGCTCTGGCAATTCTGCAATTAAATGAGCGATTGTTTCCTCTAATTCTAATAGGCTAAAACTATCAAAATCGAGTGCATGCAACACTTCTAAATTAAGATTGCGTTCTTTATCGGCCAGGGTTTTGTCTTGATATTTACGCACCACTTTTTCGTGCTTTAAAAGATTGAGACATTTAGATTTTGCCGAGGTATATAAAAAAGATTTAATTCCCGCAGGTTTATCAACCAGATTTCTATTTACCCAAAGATTTACAAAAGCTTCCTGAGCTACTCCCCGTGCTTGATCTTCATCATAAACAAATTGTTTACTAAAACCAACAAGCGCCGCGTAATACAAGTCAAAATAGTGCGTAAAGGCACGCTCATTTCCTTTTTTGAATTGAGAAAATAGCAATGCATCTGTAGCGTCTTTATTTTGTAGGGGCATTAAATGAGTCTTACAACTACAAACTTAAGGCTTACTTAGAATGAAAATGAATAATGGCAGAAAAATTAAATTGAATAATCACTTATTTAAATTATTTAGTCACTCTTAAAAGCTTATGAAATTTAAGAATTCTGTATTCGCCTAAATTGCTCATATCTCCCCTACAAGATATTTCCCGTGGTACGCATTTGCTGAAATAATATGATGAAGTTCTTCAAAATTCATAGACGTAATCTCACCTTGCGCCATAATCTCAATTTGGCTACCTGCAATGCGTATAAGTTCTTTTAAAATAGTTGCACCTTCAGTAGCATTGGGTTTTCCTCCCGAAGTAAGTATGGTAGTGATTCCCTTAATTTTTAAAAGTTTTTGCAGCGCTTTAAATATATCCGGAGTCTCGTCTATCGCTTTGTGGATAACCACTTTTAAAGGGTACGCGCGTTTTGTAAGGGTCTTTATTGCTGCAGTATCTAGTGTATTATCTGCTTTTAAAACCCCAAATACCACGCCTTCTACTTGCAATTCTTTACACTCATCAATGCTGGATAGCATGACATCAAGTTCTTCTTGAGTATAATTAAATCCTCCTGCTCGCGGACGTATCATTACCCGTATGGGTATGCTTACTGCCTGTTGCACTTCCGTTATTAGGGTTTTTGATGGTGTCAATCCTCCTACTTCATAATGAGACACGAGCTCGATACGGGTTGCGCCCTGACGTTGTGCTTGTACTGCTTGTTCTACACTTTCTACACAGGCTTCTTTGTTGATTTTCATATTCTTAACGCTTTGAACTTTTCGATTTATTCTAAAAAACTCGCGTTTTTATGCGCTTCCATAGTTTTACCAGAACTAAGGTTGAAATAAGCGTGAGTGCTGTTAAAATCGTGGCTTGAGTAAAGTACCCGTATATCCAGTAGCCGGTGCTAAACAGTGCACCATATATAGTAACGCAACCTACTAAAGTGGCTAGTATTCCTGCTGGCACAGACCACTTTTGGGTATTGGTAATTAAATTATTTCCTTCTTTACTGGCTCGCTGGATAATGCGTTGCCAGCCCGGTCCACCGGGTTGCGTTTGCTTGTAGAAATCAAATAAGGTTTTGTCTTTTTCGGGTTTGGTTAAAAAGGTAACTGCAACCCACACTACGGTCGTTAACAATACAATCAACGGATAGGTTGACCAGTTTGGAAGCATCCCATCTTCTTGGGTAGTACCAAATAACAACAAGCCTAACGGACTAAAATTAAATAGTATTGAAATTACTCCGGAAGAGAACATTGCCG
The sequence above is a segment of the Leeuwenhoekiella sp. MAR_2009_132 genome. Coding sequences within it:
- the hxlA gene encoding 3-hexulose-6-phosphate synthase; protein product: MTKLQVAIDLLSTKEALALAEKVAPYVDIIELGTPLIKSEGVSVIRAMKDAFPDKQVFADFKTADTGELEAGLAFDAGADFVTILGSVDDATIKGAVKAANERNKGVVVDTIGVKDRVKRAKEVSEFGVKFVELHAGLDEQALDGYSIQVLIDEAKRAGVPVSIAGGVNKDTIKAVKESGAVVVVAGGAIYGAEDPAAAAKELHDLLNA
- the hxlB gene encoding 6-phospho-3-hexuloisomerase, whose translation is METLDSDLASISEQAMTSILHEHLELMKHFDFEELRNLVAPITNAGSIFLIGMGRSGLMMQAAAMRLMHLGFDAYVVGETTTPAIQEGDLLIAGSGSGTTATVIRAAETAKEVGAEVVSFTTDKTSKLAALSRYVVHIPAARKEAHNNTISEQYAGSLFEQGLLLFFDALIQTLWKVDGSSAETLYKRHSNLE
- a CDS encoding helix-turn-helix domain-containing protein yields the protein MLSDKTIYIRDLANCPPSYLDDPGRREFFEIVWLNNEEALHEPQHDFQTLRGDWIYLIPPYRVHQLNKAGKKGVLISFKQELLEDDLKEFLLDVFRMFNIQGEFSCLQVTDESEKGLLAIYNLMNEEYSQDEVNLIMIKALLKVFLLKLIQLKEQHFTLQDINEKRIYEFMMLIELNFFEERKAAFYANKLDMSTKRLNQILKEKLDKTAVQLIHDRVILEAKRQIIHSENTIKEIAYNLQFKDPSYFSRFFKLHTNQSPNEFQDKVKQHVIVHDNTLYA
- a CDS encoding cytochrome-c peroxidase, whose translation is MRLLFGLLFFAGFCVGCKEQAAEADYESIAYLREVYASGNPENWPKPHLDSSLTDFEDIGHLPEVIHPEDNPFSKAKVDLGKKLFFDPRLSVSGQIACASCHNSELAWTDNITRSFGHDRQNGKRNAMTIMNAAFAHELFWDGRAKSLEDQARFPIADQVEMNEELNIAVDKIAAVEGYKPLFKEAFGAEEVSLNKIQKAIATFERTIVSHTSKFDRFIDNKPEVFTDEEVLGLHLFRTKARCINCHNTGYFSDNQYHNDGQVLFGTKDEDFGRFNVTGDTADIGKFRTPTLREVARTGPWMHHGHFPSIKDVIEFYNLGNPQVVQKRYLGTPRDSLIPEVSPLLQKLNLTREEMNALEAFIGTLSSGDTRVRAPQLPQ
- a CDS encoding RagB/SusD family nutrient uptake outer membrane protein; this translates as MKNIFLKFTIVLLSLSVLGCSDFLEQEPGSQISIDEQLATKEGILEALAGLYSNVEATLRTSPYTVYADLQGGNIKFSPVASGSRLGQINVPANLEQVYSFTDTALDSDLDSFYDACYTNINAANLIIENLDTAANLSAEERDQIHAEALVFRGLMHFMLVQVYAQDFNFSSEVKKGIVYKTESLQEELQYAARATLTETYDAIATDFNTALNLFTETQVLAGPDYSYVNLSNAKALLARVYLSQQDWQNAFDLAEDVILTSGVTLTPQADYVASWEQPLAPISETLLELSVRRDTDGSLGGSLAATYGISSSTSYGDFVASQDLLDLYEADDVRKDMFIEASLPTLEGIQQVNRNYYFTKKFQGEPSTPVIRLSELYLIAAEAAQQLGRTSDALGYLNAIRERSNLPALTDAANLEELIFLERRRELAFERHLLFDLKRQGRSINRNDGCIAQTCTLNYPSNFFVLPIPQNNINLNANLIQNEGY
- a CDS encoding SusC/RagA family TonB-linked outer membrane protein, whose protein sequence is MNSLLHTFKTSRVLKIIFAFIILITTQNVFSQQKSITLDLENTTLNQVVNSIEKQTPYRFVYNAGKVDLQQRIQTKTITGTIKTLLNAVFNTLPYSYRIQGEQIIILATEVETTQQTQTRVIKGKITGPDGYGLPGATIRILNTGKGAMTNLDGEFLYKLTGTLIEETQLEIKYLGYESQIILVGDQSTFAIQLTEAQNELDQVIITSSYGTKKLKEEVVGSIVTLTNDEIPTQQATESVDKMLEGQLAGVLVENTSGVGGPVKINIRGQGSLTPLGNAILGTSTQPLIIIDGVIMTEETGIDNAFFDGSGTSAETFNNPLAQIAPDDIESINVLKDAAAVGVYGADGANGVIIITTKKGKRGKTKFNFSSQLGISEAINQIKYLSGDQYTQLRNEYLKNTGGNLLPQTTINTNWFDLLNQTGVYKKYNLSASGASERFNYRASVTYLDIDEPQVGNGAKQVNGNVSLGYTAPKFNIGISLTPSYIKKTEPNAYYNYAFIPTIAPYNEDGSFADIGVTTLANPFAAIAQNRNESNSYGILGSLNVGYQLTPGLKVSSLFGLDYKDKTQDRYFSGANESGQGNGTFSLDGVSYPKWGRRLINDRNSTRWNWQTQAFYEKQLGVHHFDILGGLELSEEKTDLAYDSGTGFINPGVINAVSDAIQDDDPATEVDERLSNQVYRVDVNNNSRVSFYSQFNYNYKGKYFLLANFRRDESSVFGTDSNIAYNGGAGLSWIVSKENFLNSVDWLDFLKLKASYGSTGNSRIGSYRSLGLYTRRINGGYNFLSEAVPSAAPNPKLKWEKNNKFNAGLDLNLFNRLQLTAEYYYDDLQDLITSRDIPTENGFSFLQLNAAQMYNKGFEFSVRMKWFTAEKFKWSTSFNLATLDNKVTDLVGLGSDYSIASNALAQKIGYSTSTIWGINWVGIDPATGRDLVSKNGQVYDLATYRSLFNEDDWEPIGNRQPDVYGGFSNTFQIGTGFTLAVRGSYQIGGKELISDILSSQYNVTTNRNLSVNAFDYWRGPGDTSALQPVVTSSNPLASNMSKNVYDATFVKLSNINLSYNVPIDTSKLFLDQLSVFVDVSNVAYWYKDNPANGRNGIRELNFTYPQARTISCGLKTSF